The Candidatus Zixiibacteriota bacterium DNA window GGTTGGCCAAAAAGATACCTTAATATCCCTGATAAAGCGGAAATAATCGAGTGCGCCTACAAGAAAAGCTCAGACCATCCGAGGTCAGTCGAAAAAGTGCCGAGGTAGCTCAGCCTGGGAGAGCGCTCGGCTGAAGACCGAGCCGTCGCCGGTTCAAACCCGGCCCTCGGCACCTTTGAGCTTATTTTAGCCACTTAGGCATAAATTGAGCGTTATTTGTGGGTATCTGTTGGACGCTTCAAGCTGATGGATTTTCGACAAGTCATAATAATCTCTTTAACTCTTTCAGAACTTGCTCCTTTATTTTTTCAGTGAATTCTGTTGTGACGAATGTTCCCTTCCATGAATCCAAAAATCGTTTATCGGAAATAACTGTAATTACGAGTTCTAGGTTCTTCTCTAATATCTCTGGATGAGCTAGTGTCTTTTTTGCTCTTTCCTCTAGGTCATCTGGGATACCATTTTTCCAGATTAACGTAGCTATATCTCTTATGTCACTGGGTCTGGCAGAAATTATCTTCAGAATCAGATAGTCAGTGTAATCCGGAACGTAGATTTCAATCATTTTTTTGGCAATAGGGATCTTCACTTTCTTGGTTTTCTGCAAGAATTTTTCAGTTATAAAGAATACTTGCTCTTCCATTCTTCCTCGTACTTCTTCTTCCATGAAATCAATTGAAATTTTGGCGCTTCTCCCATCAACCTTCAATAGTCTGATGCATCTCAGAAAACCATAGCTGCCTCTTTTCTCAAAAACTTCTACACTCAAATCTTTAGGCAGTAACTTCTT harbors:
- a CDS encoding nucleotidyl transferase AbiEii/AbiGii toxin family protein, with amino-acid sequence MKQLRRLLSLVKHFEIMNLREEEISRIIEQLSKQTDGFENPKIVLVGGYALRAFTSLSRYTRDCDFVLKKSDGWNLDKIKKLLPKDLSVEVFEKRGSYGFLRCIRLLKVDGRSAKISIDFMEEEVRGRMEEQVFFITEKFLQKTKKVKIPIAKKMIEIYVPDYTDYLILKIISARPSDIRDIATLIWKNGIPDDLEERAKKTLAHPEILEKNLELVITVISDKRFLDSWKGTFVTTEFTEKIKEQVLKELKRLL